Proteins encoded in a region of the Euleptes europaea isolate rEulEur1 chromosome 3, rEulEur1.hap1, whole genome shotgun sequence genome:
- the LOC130474967 gene encoding olfactory receptor 5V1-like: protein MGIRNQTRVVEFVFLGFSGIPNSHIYLFLPFLAIYMVTVLGNLMIFTMIQLDSSLHSPMYYFLSHLSCLDICLSSVTIPKILVNFLRQRQTISYNQCMAQMFFLISFTGTEALLLAIMAYDRYAAICKPLHYSLLMNTKVCTLLAFATWICGFLDSALHTALGSNLYFCETNQIRTIFCNLPPLMKISCSDTQAIEMALGMASLFVGVAPFLFTILSYIFILSSILRIHSTTGKRKAFSTCGSHLTVVIIYYGNGLLNYNRPSSGYSLEIDTLVSTMFCIIPPLMNPLIYSLRNKEVKGALKKVLESQSKSVCLHTRN from the coding sequence ATGGGAATCAGGAATCAGACACgagtggtggaatttgttttccTGGGTTTCTCTGGCATTCCAAACAGCCACATCTACCTCTTCCTGCCATTCCTAGCCATTTACATGGTCACTGTATTGGGGAACCTCATGATATTTACTATGATTCAACTGGATTCCAGCCTCCATAGCCCCATGTACTATTTCCTCAGCCATCTCTCCTGCTTAGATATCTGCCTCTCCTCGGTCACCATCCCTAAGATCCTGGTGAACTTCTTGCGCCAGCGACAGACCATCTCCTACAACCAGTGCATGGCCCAGATGTTCTTCCTGATCTCTTTCACGGGGACAGAGGCTCTGCTGCTGGCCATCATGGCCTACGACCGCTATGCCGCCATCTGTAAACCTCTGCATTACTCCTTGCTCATGAACACCAAGGTATGCACCCTACTAGCCTTCGCCACTTGGATCTGTGGCTTCCTGGATTCAGCTCTTCATACAGCTCTTGGCTCAAACTTGTACTTCTGCGAAACCAACCAGATTCGTACCATTTTCTGCAATCTTCCCCCGCTAATGAAAATTTCTTGCAGTGATACACAGGCCATTGAAATGGCATTAGGCATGGCAAGTCTTTTTGTGGGCGTGGCGCCCTTCTTGTTCACTATCCTCTCGTACATCTTCATCCTGTCCTCCATCTTGAGGATCCATTCCACCACGGGCAAGCGTAAAGCTTTTTCCACTTGTGGTTCTCACCTCACCGTTGTCATCATTTACTATGGAAATGGGTTACTTAACTACAACAGACCGAGTTCTGGGTACTCTTTGGAGATCGACACTCTGGTCTCTACCATGTTCTGCATCATCCCCCCTTTGATGAACCCCCTCATCTATAGCCTCCGCAACAAGGAGGTGAAAGGGGCCCTGAAGAAGGTTCTGGAAAGCCAGAGCAAGTCTGTATGTCTCCACACTAGAAATTAG
- the LOC130474970 gene encoding olfactory receptor 5V1-like → MEIRNQTQVVEFIFLGFSGIAYGHMYLFLAFLAIYLVTVLGNLMIFIMIQLDSHLHTPMYYFLSHLSCLDICISSVTVPKILVNFLCQQQTISYNQCMAQMFFLMSFTGTEAALLAIMAYDRYAAICKPLHYSHLINTKLCILLAFATWLWGFLNSALHTALSSRLFFCGVNQIPHIFCDVPPLLTISCNDAHINEMTLRIASLFVAGGPFFFIILSYVFILSSILKIRSTTGKRKAFSTCTSHLIVVIIYYGNGLLNYDRPSAGYSLETDTLVSTMYCIITPMVNPLIYSLRNKEMKGALKKFLEGQRKFKHLQSIS, encoded by the coding sequence ATGGAAATCAGGAATCAGACGCAAGTGGTGGAATTTATCTTCCTGGGTTTCTCTGGCATTGCATACGGTCACATGTACCTCTTCCTGGCATTCTTAGCCATTTACTTGGTCACTGTACTGGGGAACCTCATGATATTTATTATGATTCAACTGGATTCCCACCTCCATACCCCCATGTATTATTTCCTCAGCCATCTCTCCTGCTTAGATATTTGCATCTCCTCGGTCACCGTCCCGAAGATCCTGGTGAACTTCTTGTGCCAGCAACAGACCATCTCCTACAACCAGTGTATGGCACAGATGTTCTTCCTTATGTCTTTCACAGGGACGGAGGCTGCATTGCTGGCCATCATGGCCTATGACCGCTATGCCGCCATCTGTAAACCTTTGCATTACTCCCACCTCATAAATACCAAGCTGTGCATCCTGCTAGCCTTTGCCACTTGGCTCTGGGGCTTCCTAAATTCCGCTCTTcatacagctctcagctccaGATTGTTCTTTTGTGGAGTCAATCAGATTCCTCACATCTTTTGTGATGTCCCCCCACTGTTGACAATTTCTTGCAATGATGCACACATCAATGAAATGACTCTCCGCATAGCAAGCCTTTTTGTGGCTGGGGgacccttcttcttcatcattctcTCCTATGTCTTCATCCTGTCCTCCATCTTGAAGATCCGTTCCACTACTGGCAAACGCAAAGCTTTTTCCACCTGTACTTCTCACCTCATTGTTGTAATAATTTACTATGGAAATGGACTACTTAACTATGACCGTCCAAGTGCTGGCTATTCTTTAGAGACTGACACTCTGGTCTCTACCATGTACTGCATAATCACCCCTATGGTCAACCCCCTCATTTACAGCCTCCGCAACAAGGAGATGAAAGGGGCCCTGAAGAAGTTTTTGGAAGGCCAGAGAAAGTTTAAACACCTCCAGTCTATAAGTTAG